From Streptomyces cyaneogriseus subsp. noncyanogenus, the proteins below share one genomic window:
- a CDS encoding ABC-F family ATP-binding cassette domain-containing protein translates to MNLTPDPHATFSSPVRAGGGAHLRAEAVTVTRGSRRLLNDVTVTVSARSRIAVVGENGRGKTTLLHVLAGLIPPDEGTVHRAGTVGLARQELSTRDGATVGTLTSEALAASLAALAALEEATLDLAEGAPGAGERYATALDAATRLDAWDAERRVDVALEALGACTDRDRPLATLSVGQRYRVRLACLLGARHDILLLDEPTNHLDAGGLDFLTRSLREHDGGLAVVSHDRALLRDVADRFLDLDPTRDGKPRLYAGGYDAWQDARRRERERWEQDHEQQQAEHRRLQETVAKARDRLSTGWRPEKGTGKHQRQSRAPGVVQALNRQQNALAAHRVDVPEPPPVLRWPYLGVRPGAPQVRAHGVAVGGRLAGPVDLTLDGGDRLLVTGPNGAGKSTLLAVLAGALRPTDGHVRTAHGARIVRVTQETAEQDPSLTAREVHARHVGRLVARGELRDAEAVPLGAFGLLDSEAMRTPVGRMSQGQRRRLDLALALAGRPGLILLDEPTNHLSSALVDELTEAIRATSAAVVVATHDRQLLRDLADWPRLEVGDSPAPRVRSHATRSPGG, encoded by the coding sequence TTGAACCTCACCCCCGACCCTCACGCCACGTTCTCCTCGCCCGTCCGAGCGGGCGGCGGCGCACATCTCCGTGCCGAGGCCGTCACCGTCACCCGCGGATCCCGGCGACTCCTGAACGACGTCACGGTCACCGTCTCCGCCCGGTCGCGGATCGCCGTCGTCGGCGAGAACGGCCGCGGCAAGACGACGCTGCTGCACGTCCTCGCCGGACTGATCCCGCCCGACGAGGGCACCGTGCACCGGGCCGGCACCGTCGGCCTGGCCCGCCAGGAACTGTCCACGCGGGACGGCGCGACCGTGGGCACCCTGACGTCCGAGGCGCTGGCCGCCTCGCTCGCGGCCCTCGCCGCGCTGGAAGAGGCGACCCTCGACCTGGCCGAGGGCGCCCCCGGCGCCGGCGAGCGGTACGCCACCGCGCTGGACGCGGCCACCCGGCTCGACGCGTGGGACGCCGAGCGCCGTGTCGACGTCGCTCTGGAAGCCCTCGGCGCCTGCACCGACCGCGACCGCCCCCTGGCGACGCTGTCGGTCGGGCAGCGCTACCGGGTCCGGCTGGCCTGCCTGCTCGGTGCCCGGCACGACATCCTGCTGCTGGACGAGCCGACCAACCACCTCGACGCCGGGGGACTGGACTTCCTGACCCGCAGTCTGCGCGAGCACGACGGCGGACTCGCCGTCGTCAGTCACGACCGCGCGCTGCTGCGCGATGTCGCGGACCGGTTCCTCGACCTCGACCCGACACGCGACGGGAAGCCGCGTCTGTACGCCGGCGGCTACGACGCCTGGCAGGACGCCCGGCGCCGTGAGCGAGAGCGCTGGGAGCAGGACCACGAACAACAGCAGGCCGAGCACCGGCGGTTGCAGGAGACGGTGGCGAAGGCCCGCGACCGGCTCTCCACCGGCTGGCGGCCGGAGAAGGGAACCGGAAAGCACCAGCGCCAGTCCCGCGCACCGGGCGTGGTGCAGGCCCTGAACCGGCAGCAGAACGCCCTGGCAGCGCACCGGGTCGACGTGCCGGAGCCGCCGCCGGTGTTGCGCTGGCCGTACCTGGGTGTCCGGCCGGGTGCGCCGCAGGTGCGGGCGCACGGCGTCGCGGTCGGCGGTCGGCTGGCCGGCCCGGTCGACCTCACCCTCGACGGCGGCGACCGGCTGCTCGTCACCGGGCCGAACGGTGCCGGGAAGTCCACGCTGCTCGCGGTGCTGGCCGGTGCCCTCCGGCCCACAGACGGGCACGTCCGGACGGCGCACGGGGCACGGATCGTCCGGGTCACCCAGGAGACCGCCGAGCAGGATCCCTCACTCACCGCCCGGGAGGTGCACGCCCGCCACGTGGGGCGGCTGGTGGCCCGCGGGGAGCTCCGCGACGCCGAGGCCGTCCCGCTCGGGGCGTTTGGGCTGCTGGACTCCGAGGCGATGCGCACACCGGTCGGGCGGATGTCCCAGGGGCAGCGGCGGCGCCTCGACCTGGCCCTGGCACTGGCCGGGCGGCCCGGGCTGATCCTGCTCGACGAGCCGACCAACCACCTGTCCTCCGCGCTGGTCGACGAGCTGACCGAGGCGATCCGGGCCACGAGCGCCGCCGTCGTCGTCGCCACGCACGACCGGCAGTTGCTGCGGGACCTCGCGGACTGGCCGCGCCTGGAGGTGGGCGACTCCCCGGCACCGCGCGTCCGCTCCCACGCGACCCGCTCGCCGGGTGGGTGA
- a CDS encoding SUKH-4 family immunity protein, translating to MPKLVDRSMMESVFPPENLQIWEIGKLPAGICESARSVLTDVGLPHDRNSFFRLDGWLLEGENPPNTFRRCAELDYFCRYRDVPTGWEDWLVMGEIFYDVVALDPTSGLVYCLPDGEYRAMLLNQSLESFVYFTYLLEGERPNYDFSVSDEIPDSEGVAISLRERMVHADPLPFEGTEPAWSENFDWETEEAPQMPTWDVVLSNVYDSVG from the coding sequence ATGCCCAAGCTTGTAGACCGCTCGATGATGGAGTCGGTCTTCCCTCCGGAAAATCTTCAGATTTGGGAGATAGGAAAGCTGCCCGCTGGAATCTGCGAGTCTGCCCGTTCGGTTCTGACCGACGTCGGCCTCCCGCACGACCGCAACTCCTTCTTCCGGCTTGACGGCTGGCTCTTGGAAGGGGAGAACCCACCCAACACGTTTCGTCGGTGTGCAGAGCTAGATTACTTCTGCCGATACCGGGACGTGCCGACGGGCTGGGAAGACTGGCTCGTCATGGGAGAGATCTTCTACGATGTCGTAGCTCTGGACCCCACGTCCGGGTTGGTGTACTGCCTGCCGGACGGCGAGTATCGGGCGATGCTGCTGAATCAGAGCCTCGAATCCTTTGTCTACTTCACCTACCTGCTCGAAGGTGAGCGTCCCAACTACGACTTCTCGGTGTCGGACGAAATACCCGACTCGGAAGGCGTGGCCATCTCTCTGCGGGAGAGGATGGTTCATGCCGACCCGCTTCCCTTCGAGGGGACGGAGCCCGCTTGGTCGGAGAATTTCGATTGGGAGACCGAAGAAGCACCTCAAATGCCGACATGGGACGTGGTACTTTCGAACGTATATGACTCCGTCGGCTGA